The following proteins are co-located in the Nocardioides piscis genome:
- the nth gene encoding endonuclease III, with amino-acid sequence MPARPATVAVPPPDTSLVRRARKVNRVLAQTYPDARCELDFDDPFQLLVVTVLSAQTTDRRVNAVRPTLFAAYPDPTSMAGAPREHLEQIVGPLGFFRAKTDALLKLSQALVERYDARVPGRLEDLVTLPGVGRKTANVVLGNAFDVPGITVDTHFGRLVRRLGWTEETDPVKVEHAIAALFPKRDWTMLSHHLIWHGRRRCHAKKPACGACPVARLCPSFGAGPTDPVEAEKLVRTQGPA; translated from the coding sequence GTGCCCGCTCGCCCTGCCACGGTGGCTGTTCCGCCCCCCGACACCTCGCTGGTTCGCCGTGCCCGCAAGGTGAACAGGGTGCTTGCGCAGACCTATCCCGACGCACGCTGCGAGCTCGACTTCGACGACCCGTTCCAGCTCCTGGTCGTGACGGTCCTCAGCGCCCAGACGACCGATCGCCGGGTCAACGCCGTGCGCCCGACCCTGTTCGCGGCCTATCCCGACCCCACGAGCATGGCCGGCGCCCCTCGCGAGCACCTCGAGCAGATCGTCGGACCGCTCGGCTTCTTCCGGGCCAAGACCGACGCCCTGCTCAAGCTCAGCCAGGCGCTGGTGGAGCGTTACGACGCCCGCGTGCCGGGCCGGCTCGAGGACCTCGTCACGCTGCCGGGCGTGGGCCGCAAGACCGCCAACGTCGTGCTCGGCAACGCCTTCGACGTCCCCGGCATCACCGTCGACACCCACTTCGGCCGGCTCGTGCGCCGCCTCGGCTGGACCGAGGAGACCGACCCGGTCAAGGTCGAGCACGCGATCGCGGCGCTGTTCCCCAAGCGCGACTGGACGATGCTCAGCCACCACCTGATCTGGCACGGCCGGCGACGCTGCCACGCCAAGAAGCCGGCCTGTGGTGCCTGCCCCGTGGCGCGCCTGTGCCCGTCCTTCGGCGCTGGCCCCACCGACCCGGTCGAGGCCGAGAAGCTCGTCCGCACCCAGGGTCCGGCATGA
- a CDS encoding Crp/Fnr family transcriptional regulator, translating into MDNDVLRQAPLFSALDDEAATALRNSMTESTLRRGDVLFHEGDSGDKLYVVLEGKVKLGRSSSDGRENLLAIMGPGQMFGELSLFDPGPRSATVTAVTDAAFASLSHEDLLKWLDGRPIVARGLLSQLAARLRKSNDVVADLVFSDVPGRVAKALLDLADRFGRTADDGVHVHHDLTQEELAQLVGASRETVNKALADFASRGWLRLEPRSVVILDVERLSKRAR; encoded by the coding sequence GTGGACAACGACGTTTTGCGTCAGGCGCCGCTGTTCAGCGCGCTCGACGACGAGGCAGCCACCGCGCTGCGCAACTCCATGACCGAGTCCACGCTGCGCCGCGGTGACGTGCTCTTCCACGAGGGAGACTCCGGCGACAAGCTCTACGTCGTCCTCGAGGGCAAGGTGAAGCTCGGACGCTCGTCCTCCGACGGTCGCGAGAACCTGCTGGCGATCATGGGCCCCGGCCAGATGTTCGGCGAGCTGTCCCTCTTCGACCCGGGTCCGCGCTCGGCCACGGTCACGGCCGTCACCGACGCCGCCTTCGCCTCGCTCTCCCACGAAGACCTGCTGAAGTGGCTCGACGGCCGCCCGATCGTCGCCCGTGGCCTGCTCTCCCAGCTCGCTGCCCGCCTGCGCAAGTCCAACGACGTCGTGGCCGACCTGGTCTTCTCCGACGTGCCCGGCCGCGTCGCCAAGGCGCTGCTCGACCTTGCCGACCGCTTCGGACGCACCGCCGACGACGGCGTCCACGTCCACCACGACCTGACCCAGGAAGAGCTGGCCCAGCTGGTCGGCGCCTCCCGCGAGACGGTCAACAAGGCGCTCGCCGACTTCGCCTCCCGCGGCTGGCTCCGCCTCGAGCCCCGCTCGGTCGTGATCTTGGACGTCGAGCGGCTCTCCAAGCGCGCGCGCTGA
- a CDS encoding MBL fold metallo-hydrolase has protein sequence MSWAGGTFGASATCVLAPNADVMTLDGTNTWVLSSGEKSLVIDPGPTIDSHLDAVSAVGQDVVGVLLTHHHADHAEAARDFAERHGCGVRALDPAYRLGSEGLAGGDVVPVGDLEVHVVATPGHTADSLCFVVPSESAVLTGDTVLGRGTTVVAHPDGELGAYLSSLDRLHALCSSRGITSVWPGHGPVIDDALGALDYYIAHRQSRLDQVRDAMSTLAAQPHPEGIATDELPRRVVEMVYSDVDPVLWGAAELSVRAQLAYLASH, from the coding sequence GTGAGCTGGGCCGGCGGGACGTTCGGCGCCTCGGCGACCTGCGTGCTGGCCCCCAACGCCGACGTCATGACCCTCGACGGCACCAACACGTGGGTGCTCTCGTCGGGTGAGAAGTCGCTCGTGATCGACCCGGGACCGACGATCGATTCCCACCTCGACGCCGTCTCCGCCGTCGGGCAGGACGTCGTCGGGGTCCTGCTGACCCACCACCACGCCGACCACGCCGAGGCGGCGCGCGACTTCGCCGAGCGGCACGGCTGCGGGGTCCGCGCGCTCGACCCTGCCTATCGCCTGGGCTCGGAAGGACTTGCCGGCGGCGACGTCGTTCCCGTCGGAGACCTCGAGGTCCACGTCGTCGCCACCCCCGGCCACACGGCCGACTCGTTGTGCTTCGTGGTGCCGTCGGAGTCGGCGGTGCTGACCGGCGACACGGTGCTCGGCCGCGGCACCACCGTCGTCGCCCACCCCGACGGTGAGCTGGGGGCCTATCTCTCGTCGTTGGACCGCCTCCACGCGCTGTGCTCGTCCCGCGGGATCACCTCGGTCTGGCCGGGGCACGGGCCGGTGATCGACGACGCGCTGGGTGCGCTCGACTACTACATCGCCCACCGGCAGTCGCGCCTCGACCAGGTCCGCGACGCCATGTCGACGCTCGCCGCCCAGCCGCACCCCGAGGGCATCGCGACCGACGAGCTCCCGCGACGGGTGGTCGAGATGGTCTATTCCGACGTCGACCCGGTCCTGTGGGGCGCCGCCGAGCTGTCGGTGCGCGCGCAGCTGGCCTATCTGGCCTCCCACTGA
- the nhaA gene encoding Na+/H+ antiporter NhaA produces the protein MPINPHGHNDLSEDDLWVSGPSYLASDKPLARRVARPLREFLRVETSGSILLLAAAVVALLWANSPWASSYDTFWHTSIGVEIGGWRIEETLQHWVNDALMVIFFFVVGLEIKYEIVHGDLRDPRTAALPIVAAVGGMLVPAALYVLVTGGGEAGKGWGIPMATDIAFAVGVLGLLGRRIPSAARLFLLTLAIVDDIGAILVIAVFYTSDLHLWWLAGALGLLALMVGLRLLRVWTTWVYAVVGVAVWFTLLESGVHATLAGVAIGLIAPATPLLKQDVARDFARQALRDRRLDPDELSRMRFLLGESVGRVERLQSALHPFSAYVVLPVFALANAGVSLDGFGEALTSPVSLGIMAGLVLGKPVGILLASFLAVKVGLGRLPTDTTWSMVGGLGAVAGIGFTVSLFIAGLSFDSEVLTSEAKVGILVASLLAAVVGVVTLLAATSRRTAEADADD, from the coding sequence TTGCCCATCAACCCGCACGGCCACAACGACCTGTCCGAGGACGACCTCTGGGTCAGCGGACCGTCCTACCTGGCCAGCGACAAGCCGCTGGCGCGACGGGTCGCCCGTCCGCTCCGCGAGTTCCTCCGGGTCGAGACGTCGGGGTCGATCCTGCTCCTCGCCGCTGCCGTGGTGGCGCTGCTGTGGGCCAACAGCCCGTGGGCGTCGTCCTACGACACCTTCTGGCACACCTCCATCGGCGTCGAGATCGGCGGTTGGCGGATCGAGGAGACGCTGCAGCACTGGGTCAACGACGCGCTGATGGTGATCTTCTTCTTCGTGGTGGGCCTGGAGATCAAGTACGAGATCGTCCACGGCGACCTGCGAGACCCCAGGACGGCGGCGCTCCCGATCGTCGCCGCGGTGGGCGGGATGCTGGTGCCGGCTGCCCTCTATGTGCTGGTCACCGGCGGCGGTGAGGCCGGCAAGGGGTGGGGGATCCCGATGGCCACCGACATCGCCTTCGCGGTGGGTGTCCTCGGCCTGCTCGGTCGGCGGATCCCGTCGGCGGCGCGGCTTTTCCTGCTGACGCTGGCGATCGTCGACGACATCGGCGCCATCCTGGTCATCGCCGTCTTCTACACCTCCGACCTGCACCTGTGGTGGCTCGCCGGCGCGCTGGGCCTGCTCGCCCTGATGGTCGGCCTGCGGCTCCTGCGGGTCTGGACCACCTGGGTCTATGCGGTGGTCGGCGTGGCTGTGTGGTTCACCCTGCTCGAGTCGGGCGTCCACGCGACGCTGGCCGGTGTCGCGATCGGGCTCATCGCCCCCGCCACGCCCCTGCTCAAGCAGGACGTCGCGCGCGACTTCGCTCGCCAGGCGCTGCGGGACCGCCGTCTTGATCCAGACGAGCTCAGCCGCATGCGGTTCCTGCTCGGGGAGTCCGTGGGGCGGGTCGAGCGCCTGCAGAGCGCCCTCCACCCGTTCTCGGCCTACGTCGTGCTGCCCGTCTTCGCCCTGGCCAACGCGGGTGTGTCGCTCGACGGCTTCGGCGAGGCCCTGACGTCACCGGTGAGCCTGGGGATCATGGCCGGGCTCGTGCTCGGCAAGCCGGTCGGCATCCTGCTGGCGTCGTTCCTTGCGGTCAAGGTGGGCCTGGGGCGGCTGCCCACCGACACCACCTGGTCGATGGTGGGTGGGCTCGGCGCGGTCGCCGGCATCGGCTTCACCGTCTCCCTGTTCATCGCCGGGCTCTCGTTCGACTCCGAGGTCCTGACGAGCGAGGCGAAGGTCGGGATCCTGGTCGCGTCGCTGCTCGCCGCCGTCGTCGGGGTGGTGACACTCCTCGCGGCAACCTCTCGCCGTACGGCGGAGGCCGACGCGGACGACTGA
- a CDS encoding NUDIX hydrolase, whose protein sequence is MSLPDWLAPVARGANDITVHELTRFMPPEGNTARRGAVLMLFADTDGDGRGELLLTERAHHMRSHPGQVSFPGGMIDEGESPVEAAVREAEEEIGLDPAEIEVFAELPELWLPPSNFAVTPILGYWRHRGEVSVVSPDEVHEIHHVEIDDLLAAENRINVRHPSGWLGPGFLIGPDRDVILWGFTAGIIARLFDFVGWSHEWDTDRVRDLPPYMLQGDATTTADFKPNTRFEE, encoded by the coding sequence GTGAGCCTGCCCGACTGGCTGGCGCCGGTGGCACGCGGCGCCAACGACATCACCGTCCACGAGCTCACGCGCTTCATGCCGCCGGAGGGCAACACCGCGCGGCGGGGAGCGGTGCTGATGCTGTTCGCCGACACCGACGGTGACGGGCGCGGTGAGCTGTTGTTGACCGAGCGGGCGCACCACATGCGCTCTCACCCCGGCCAGGTGTCGTTCCCCGGCGGCATGATCGACGAGGGCGAGTCGCCGGTCGAGGCAGCGGTGCGCGAGGCCGAGGAGGAGATCGGGCTCGACCCCGCCGAGATCGAGGTCTTCGCCGAGCTCCCCGAGCTGTGGCTGCCGCCGTCCAACTTCGCGGTGACGCCGATCCTGGGCTACTGGCGACACCGGGGCGAGGTGAGCGTGGTCAGCCCCGACGAGGTCCACGAGATCCACCACGTCGAGATCGACGACCTGCTGGCGGCCGAGAACCGGATCAACGTCCGCCACCCCTCGGGCTGGCTCGGACCGGGGTTCCTGATCGGCCCCGACCGCGACGTCATCCTGTGGGGCTTCACGGCCGGCATCATCGCGAGGCTCTTCGACTTCGTCGGCTGGTCTCACGAGTGGGACACGGACCGGGTGCGTGACCTGCCGCCATACATGCTGCAGGGTGATGCCACCACCACGGCTGACTTCAAGCCCAACACCCGCTTCGAGGAGTAG
- a CDS encoding phage holin family protein, translated as MAHIPVKDTEPTIGGLVMDASRDISTLISKEIELAKSELKVSIKHGGTGIGLFAGAAFLGVLAIIMLSVAIAYFLSMTGLHLAWCFLIVFALYLLIAAGLAFVGLKQVKQVKAPERAINQGKEIPAAFKGRA; from the coding sequence ATGGCCCACATCCCGGTGAAGGACACGGAGCCGACCATCGGTGGGCTCGTCATGGACGCCAGTCGTGACATCTCGACGCTGATCTCCAAGGAGATCGAGCTGGCCAAGTCCGAGCTCAAGGTCAGCATCAAGCACGGCGGGACCGGCATCGGCCTCTTCGCCGGGGCTGCCTTCCTCGGCGTGCTGGCGATCATCATGCTGTCGGTCGCCATCGCCTACTTCCTCTCGATGACCGGCCTCCACCTCGCATGGTGCTTCCTGATCGTCTTCGCCCTCTATCTCCTGATCGCTGCGGGGCTCGCGTTCGTCGGGCTCAAGCAGGTCAAGCAGGTCAAGGCCCCCGAGCGGGCCATCAACCAGGGCAAGGAGATCCCGGCCGCGTTCAAGGGACGCGCCTGA
- the acs gene encoding acetate--CoA ligase: protein MSETLSNLSREERRFEPPADLAAAANVKEDAYERAASDREAFWAEAAERLDWGTKWDQVLDWSNAPFAKWFVGGTLNAAVNCVDRHVDAGNGDKVAIHWVGEPEGDARDITYADLQAEVSRAANALTDLGVAKGDRVAIYMPMIPEVVVSMLACARLGAPHTVVFGGFSADALASRVTDCGAKVIITADGGYRRGSASALKPAVDEAVAKVGDLVEKVVVVRRTGQDVEWDDSRDVWWHDVVGAASPEHEAEMHDSEHPLYVMYTSGTTGQPKGILHTTGGYLTGTSYTHWSVFDLKDDDVYWCTADVGWVTGHSYMVYGPLANGATQVMYEGTPDSPHRGRWWEICEKYGVTIFYTAPTAIRTFMKWGDDIPAKFDLSKIRVLGSVGESINPEAYVWYRKTIGGAGSGGREVPVVDTWWQTETGQIMISPLPGVTAGKPGSAMKALPGIEVDVVNDEAESVGNGNGGYLVIREPWPAMLRTIWGDDQRFKDTYWSRWEGLYFAGDGAKLDEDGDIWLLGRVDDVMNVSGHRLSTTEIESALVSHPKVAEAAVVGASDDTTGQAVCAFVILRETAGDGGADIVEELRKHVQKEIGAIAKPRQIMVVPELPKTRSGKIMRRLLKDIAEHREVGDVTTLADSTVMDLIKGKEGAGASSDEG from the coding sequence ATGTCCGAAACCCTGTCCAACCTGTCCCGTGAAGAGCGCCGATTCGAGCCGCCCGCCGACCTGGCTGCCGCCGCCAACGTCAAGGAGGACGCCTATGAACGCGCCGCCTCCGACCGCGAGGCGTTCTGGGCCGAGGCAGCCGAGCGTCTCGACTGGGGCACCAAGTGGGACCAGGTCCTCGACTGGTCGAACGCCCCCTTCGCCAAGTGGTTCGTCGGCGGCACCCTCAACGCGGCCGTCAACTGCGTCGACCGTCACGTCGACGCCGGCAACGGCGACAAGGTCGCCATCCACTGGGTCGGTGAGCCCGAGGGCGACGCCCGCGACATCACCTATGCCGACCTCCAGGCGGAGGTGTCCCGCGCCGCCAACGCGCTGACCGACCTCGGCGTCGCCAAGGGTGACCGGGTCGCGATCTACATGCCGATGATCCCCGAGGTGGTCGTGTCGATGCTGGCGTGCGCCCGCCTCGGCGCACCCCACACGGTCGTGTTCGGCGGCTTCTCCGCCGACGCGCTCGCCTCGCGGGTCACCGACTGCGGCGCCAAGGTGATCATCACCGCCGACGGCGGCTATCGCCGGGGATCCGCCAGCGCGCTCAAGCCCGCGGTGGACGAGGCCGTCGCCAAGGTCGGCGACCTGGTGGAGAAGGTCGTCGTCGTACGCCGAACGGGCCAGGACGTCGAGTGGGACGACTCCCGCGACGTCTGGTGGCACGACGTGGTCGGCGCCGCCTCCCCCGAGCACGAGGCCGAGATGCACGACTCCGAGCACCCGCTCTACGTCATGTACACCTCCGGCACGACCGGGCAGCCCAAGGGCATCCTGCACACCACCGGCGGCTATCTCACCGGCACGTCCTACACCCACTGGTCGGTCTTCGACCTCAAGGACGACGACGTCTACTGGTGCACCGCCGACGTCGGCTGGGTCACCGGGCACAGCTACATGGTCTACGGCCCGCTCGCCAACGGAGCCACGCAGGTGATGTACGAAGGCACGCCCGACTCACCGCACCGGGGCCGCTGGTGGGAGATCTGCGAGAAGTACGGCGTCACGATCTTCTACACCGCGCCGACCGCGATCCGGACGTTCATGAAGTGGGGCGACGACATCCCCGCGAAGTTCGACCTGTCAAAGATCCGGGTCCTCGGCTCGGTCGGTGAGTCGATCAACCCCGAGGCCTATGTCTGGTATCGAAAGACCATTGGCGGCGCCGGCTCGGGTGGTCGTGAGGTGCCGGTCGTCGACACGTGGTGGCAGACCGAGACCGGCCAGATCATGATCAGCCCGCTGCCCGGCGTGACCGCGGGCAAGCCCGGCTCGGCGATGAAGGCGCTGCCCGGCATCGAGGTCGACGTGGTCAACGACGAGGCGGAGTCGGTCGGCAACGGCAACGGTGGCTATCTCGTCATCCGCGAGCCGTGGCCCGCGATGCTCCGCACGATCTGGGGCGACGACCAGCGGTTCAAGGACACCTACTGGTCACGCTGGGAGGGCCTCTACTTCGCCGGCGACGGCGCCAAGCTCGACGAGGACGGCGACATCTGGCTGCTTGGTCGCGTCGACGACGTCATGAACGTCTCGGGCCACCGGCTCTCCACCACCGAGATCGAGTCGGCGCTCGTGTCGCACCCCAAGGTCGCCGAGGCGGCCGTGGTCGGCGCGTCCGACGACACGACCGGCCAGGCCGTCTGCGCGTTCGTCATCCTGCGCGAGACCGCCGGCGACGGTGGCGCCGACATCGTCGAGGAGCTGCGCAAGCACGTCCAGAAGGAGATCGGGGCGATCGCCAAGCCCCGGCAGATCATGGTCGTCCCAGAGCTGCCCAAGACGCGCTCGGGCAAGATCATGCGCCGTCTCCTCAAGGACATCGCCGAGCACCGCGAGGTCGGCGACGTCACCACGCTGGCCGACTCCACCGTGATGGACCTGATCAAGGGCAAGGAGGGCGCCGGCGCCTCCTCCGACGAGGGCTGA
- a CDS encoding NUDIX hydrolase → MRLRRAPLPQALIDQARAFDSGMATPAEPRNAATVVLLRDGDSGPEVYLLRRQTSMAFAGGMCVFPGGGVDPRDFSEDLDDDPTWSGPSVADWATTLGCEPHLARALVCAAVRETFEESGVLLAGPTADTVVSDTTGDDWEADRVALESRELSMSDFLDRRGLVLRTDLLGAWSGWLTPVFEPRRYRTWFFAALLPEGQHARDVSSESSSVTWLPAMDAVAAVEDGEMLMLPPTYLTCLDVGQHASVAEVLVEAGQRTVEMFTPEVVSTGEDFTLSTPPLYEALLESR, encoded by the coding sequence GTGCGGCTTCGACGTGCGCCGCTCCCACAGGCGCTGATCGACCAGGCGCGCGCCTTCGATTCCGGTATGGCGACGCCGGCCGAGCCGCGCAACGCCGCCACCGTCGTGCTGCTGCGCGACGGCGACAGCGGGCCCGAGGTCTATCTCCTCAGGCGCCAGACGTCGATGGCCTTCGCCGGCGGCATGTGTGTCTTTCCCGGCGGCGGAGTCGACCCGCGCGACTTCTCCGAGGACCTCGACGACGACCCCACGTGGTCGGGGCCGTCGGTCGCGGACTGGGCGACGACCCTGGGCTGCGAGCCGCACCTCGCCCGGGCGCTGGTGTGCGCGGCGGTCCGCGAGACCTTCGAGGAGTCGGGGGTGCTGCTGGCCGGTCCCACGGCCGACACGGTCGTCAGCGACACGACGGGCGACGACTGGGAGGCCGACCGGGTGGCGCTCGAGTCGCGCGAGCTGTCGATGTCCGACTTCCTGGACCGTCGCGGGCTGGTGCTGCGCACCGACCTGCTCGGTGCCTGGTCGGGCTGGCTCACGCCCGTCTTCGAGCCGAGGCGCTATCGCACCTGGTTCTTCGCGGCGCTGCTGCCCGAGGGCCAGCACGCGCGCGACGTGTCCAGCGAGTCGTCGTCGGTGACCTGGCTGCCGGCCATGGACGCGGTCGCTGCCGTCGAGGACGGCGAGATGCTGATGCTGCCGCCGACATACCTCACCTGCCTCGACGTCGGCCAGCACGCCAGCGTCGCCGAGGTGCTGGTCGAGGCCGGGCAGCGGACGGTCGAGATGTTCACCCCCGAGGTGGTCTCCACCGGCGAGGACTTCACCCTCTCCACGCCCCCGCTCTATGAAGCGCTGCTGGAGTCTCGGTGA
- a CDS encoding SigE family RNA polymerase sigma factor, whose translation MTDRSAFDEFVHARSGALARTAYLLTGNHHTAEDLVQHALLQTARHWERIATSPEAYARRIMYHQNISWWRKRRFTETTLGAYDDAIPAADNDLRLSLEAALARLTTKQRTILVLRFFEDLTEVQTAHAVGVSVGTVKSTTRHALARLRTLAPDLADLVGVDS comes from the coding sequence ATGACCGACCGGTCCGCGTTCGACGAGTTCGTCCACGCGCGCAGCGGCGCCCTCGCGCGCACGGCCTATCTCCTCACCGGCAACCACCACACCGCCGAGGACCTCGTCCAGCACGCCCTGCTCCAGACAGCGCGGCACTGGGAACGGATCGCCACCTCGCCCGAGGCCTACGCCCGCCGGATCATGTATCACCAGAACATCTCCTGGTGGCGCAAGCGTCGCTTCACCGAGACCACCCTGGGTGCGTATGACGACGCCATCCCGGCCGCCGACAACGACCTCCGGCTCTCCCTGGAGGCCGCGCTCGCCCGGCTGACGACCAAGCAGCGCACCATCCTCGTGCTGCGCTTCTTCGAGGACCTCACCGAGGTCCAGACCGCCCACGCCGTCGGCGTCTCCGTCGGCACCGTGAAGTCCACGACGCGCCACGCCCTCGCCCGGCTCCGCACCCTCGCCCCCGACCTCGCCGACCTCGTAGGGGTTGACTCATGA
- a CDS encoding RidA family protein, with product MGAEARLAELGITVPEVVPPLAAYQPTARSGNLVFTAGQLPARDGEMIAVGKVGGAVTEEQAYDCARQSALNALAAIKAEIGSLDDITRIVKAVVFVASTTDFTNQAKVANGASELLGEVFGDRGVHARSAVGVAVLPLDVPVEVELVVEVAG from the coding sequence ATGGGTGCGGAGGCGCGGCTCGCGGAGCTCGGGATCACCGTACCGGAGGTCGTCCCCCCGCTCGCGGCCTACCAGCCGACCGCTCGCAGCGGCAACCTCGTCTTCACCGCCGGCCAGCTGCCGGCGCGTGACGGCGAGATGATCGCCGTCGGCAAGGTCGGGGGTGCGGTGACGGAGGAGCAGGCCTACGACTGTGCCCGGCAGAGCGCCCTCAACGCACTCGCCGCGATCAAGGCCGAGATCGGCTCGCTCGACGACATCACCCGGATCGTCAAGGCAGTCGTCTTCGTGGCGTCCACGACCGACTTCACCAACCAGGCCAAGGTCGCCAACGGGGCCTCGGAGCTGCTCGGTGAGGTGTTCGGCGACCGCGGGGTCCACGCCCGCTCGGCCGTCGGCGTCGCCGTGCTGCCCCTCGACGTACCCGTCGAGGTCGAGCTCGTCGTCGAGGTCGCAGGCTGA
- a CDS encoding TlpA family protein disulfide reductase, whose product MIRLAAIVVLGALLATGCSAPADEPGVARLPDVTLAGFDGGDEVDLGELSGPTVISIWASWCGPCRGEMPVLQDFHESYGDRVPLLGIDYQDANTDEARQLVRDTGVTYRLVQDPGGDINGQAAIPSLRGLPYLAFVDEDKTVTHVEAVVIESVDELVDMVEKHLEVRL is encoded by the coding sequence ATGATCCGGCTGGCCGCGATCGTCGTGCTGGGTGCCCTCCTGGCGACCGGTTGCAGTGCTCCGGCTGACGAGCCCGGGGTTGCCCGGCTGCCCGACGTCACCCTGGCCGGCTTCGACGGCGGCGACGAGGTCGACCTCGGCGAGCTGTCCGGCCCGACGGTCATCTCGATCTGGGCGTCGTGGTGCGGTCCCTGCCGCGGGGAGATGCCGGTCCTGCAGGACTTCCACGAGTCGTACGGCGATCGCGTGCCCCTCCTCGGCATCGACTACCAGGACGCCAACACCGACGAGGCGCGCCAGCTCGTCCGCGACACGGGCGTCACCTATCGGTTGGTCCAGGACCCGGGCGGCGACATCAACGGACAGGCCGCGATCCCGTCGCTGCGCGGCCTGCCCTATCTCGCGTTCGTGGACGAGGACAAGACAGTGACCCACGTCGAGGCGGTGGTGATCGAGTCGGTCGACGAGCTGGTCGACATGGTCGAGAAGCACCTCGAGGTGCGGCTGTGA
- a CDS encoding MarP family serine protease yields MNILDWCLVALVGVYSLSGYWQGFVTGAFATAGLLLGGLFGVWVAPVALGDAAPSLWVSLGALFVVIVSASLGQALLQFVGARLRARIKWQPVRAVDAVGGAALSAVAVLLVSWALGVAVSGTRIGTITTIVRESTILAKVDATLPDRSDQVLGAFNDVVGTSFFPRYLEPFAPERIVRVGPGPARMLKDPDVLAAAPSVLKVRGSNNCGSGVEGTGFLYSPDRLMTNAHVVSGVDEPEVEINGSSVSATVVVYDPEIDIAVLALDSGDLPHLVFDKQAQPRDAIATLGYPQDGPYDVQTGRIRSEQRLRSPDIYGNGTVLRDVYSLRSLIRQGNSGGPIVNSAGDVVGVVFAASVTDPDTGYALTASQVAQSAAIGVTSSDQVDTQTCTG; encoded by the coding sequence ATGAACATCCTCGACTGGTGCCTGGTCGCCCTGGTCGGCGTCTATTCGCTGTCGGGATATTGGCAGGGCTTCGTCACCGGCGCCTTTGCGACCGCGGGGTTGTTGCTGGGGGGCCTGTTCGGCGTCTGGGTCGCGCCCGTCGCGCTGGGTGACGCGGCGCCCTCGCTGTGGGTCTCGCTGGGCGCGCTCTTCGTCGTCATCGTGTCCGCGTCGCTCGGCCAGGCGCTGCTGCAGTTCGTCGGGGCCCGGCTGCGGGCGCGGATCAAGTGGCAGCCGGTCAGGGCGGTGGACGCGGTGGGCGGGGCCGCCCTGAGCGCCGTGGCCGTGCTGCTGGTCTCGTGGGCGCTCGGCGTCGCCGTCTCGGGCACCCGGATCGGCACGATCACCACCATCGTCCGCGAGTCAACGATCCTGGCGAAGGTCGACGCCACCCTCCCGGATCGCTCCGACCAGGTCCTGGGCGCGTTCAACGACGTCGTCGGCACCTCCTTCTTCCCGCGCTATCTCGAGCCGTTCGCCCCCGAGCGGATCGTGCGGGTCGGGCCCGGGCCGGCCCGGATGCTGAAGGATCCCGACGTGCTCGCCGCTGCGCCGAGCGTCCTCAAGGTGCGCGGCAGCAACAACTGCGGCAGCGGGGTGGAGGGGACCGGCTTCCTCTATTCGCCCGACCGGTTGATGACCAACGCCCACGTCGTCTCCGGCGTGGACGAGCCCGAGGTCGAGATCAACGGGTCGAGCGTGTCGGCCACCGTGGTCGTCTACGACCCCGAGATCGACATCGCCGTGCTCGCGCTCGACAGCGGAGACCTGCCCCACCTGGTGTTCGACAAGCAGGCGCAACCGCGCGACGCGATCGCGACCCTCGGCTATCCGCAGGATGGTCCCTATGACGTCCAGACCGGGCGGATCCGCTCGGAGCAGCGGCTCCGGTCGCCCGACATCTATGGCAACGGGACGGTGCTGCGCGACGTCTATTCGCTGCGCTCGCTGATCCGGCAGGGCAACTCCGGCGGGCCGATCGTCAACTCCGCCGGCGACGTCGTCGGAGTGGTCTTCGCCGCGTCGGTCACCGACCCCGACACCGGCTATGCCCTCACCGCCAGCCAGGTTGCGCAGAGCGCAGCGATCGGCGTGACGTCGTCGGACCAGGTCGACACCCAGACCTGCACGGGCTGA